The DNA window CAGACCACCGTTCTCCAACTGGCGAAAAGGCGGCTTTTCGCAATCCCAGAACTTGGAAACGGCGGCGGCACCGTTTTACAAGTTCTGATTCATGAAAGTGAGGACAAGTGATTGGAGAATAGAGAGATATGGCTGAAAGTCCGAGTGACAGACAAGGAGAGGCGAATCCTGAAACGCAAAGCCAAGAAAGTCGGCCTCACCGTTTCCGATTTCGTGCGCAGCTCGCTCATCCACTCGGACAACCTGACCATCAACGTCATCGACACCTCGGTTCTCGGCAAGACGCTCTTCGAGTTGCACAAGCACGGCGTGAACCTGAATCAGCTTATGAAGTTTTGCAACACCTACGGGCTTGATGCGTTCAACGAGAGCCATGTCATCCCGATATTAGACAACGAGAGGGATGTGTTTGCGAAAACTCAAGCGGCGCTGTCCTCGATAGCAGAGGAGGCACGGAAAGGAAACGTCGTAGTCAATTTGGGGTTGAGTGACGATATGGAAGAGGAGATTGAAGATGGGGACTCATAAAGACAGGGCGCTGGCGATGGGGAGGAGTATCAGGACTCTGCGGAAGAGGCGTAACCTCACCCAAAAGGAGTTGGCACAACTAAGCGGTCTCAGCGAATCTTCGCTGAGAAGCTATGAGCTTGGTGCTCGTTATCCCAAGGCAGATGGCATAGCGAGGATTGCCAAAGCACTCGCCGTTCCGCTTGAATGTTTCGACACGTGTAATATTACGACTGAACTTGAGTTGCTTCACGCGCTGTTCAGGGCAGAAGACCAATTTGGCATTGTTATAAATTGCTATGGAGAGGTCGTAGCAGGTAGCAAGAAGATGGAAGAGGCGATGGATAAGTGGTTTCAGATGTCTCTCAAATTGAAAAAGAATGAGATAACCGAAGAGCAGTATCAGGATTGGAAAGACACCTATACGTTTGATTAAAGAGAGTGAGTTACCGATGACCATCATCCGGCAGTGGGCAATCACGAACTCGACGCGCGGTGACATGCGAAAACTTATGAACGAGGACGAGCGTATACTGATTCGCGATGAGCAGTTCTTGCCGTCGATAAACGGCGGCTCCGCGTCTTGGCGCAAATGGGATTCCCTCATGGAAGGCACACGCAGGATGTTCGGGCATGACAAGCCCTCGCGCCATGTCCGTGATAAGAAGACCGGCGAACTGGTGCAAGCCAAGAACACGATAATGTACCATCAGATTCTTGCATTCCTCCCAGATGAATGTGACATCAACGGCGGGAAGCTCACGCCGGAGGATTGCATGGCCTACGCCAAGGAGTACATCGAGAAGTACTACCCGACTCATGAAGTCGTCTACGCGGTCCTCAAATACCGTTATGTGTCTGACGGCATCGAGAACTATGTCGTCCATCTCCTCATCAACCGCAGCGATTTGTCGAACGGCAAGCGCATGAACGAGGGTCGCGCTGATGCCGTGGCGAAGATGCACGCTAACAGAATCCGCGCGATGGATATGAGCTGGGGGTTGCGTCAAGTGAGGAACGGCGCGGCAAACTCGCAGATTCACGCGAAGCAACCGCCGAGATATACAACGAAGGAGGTCGGCAATGAGCAAGATGCCAGTGAATAAAAAATCCGTTGTCTGCTTGGAGACAGGTGAATCATTCAATAGCCTTAGAGAAGCGGCGGATGCAGTCGGTATCTCATATCAGTGTATTTCACGGGCAGCTAAGATTGGGGTCACGGCAAATGGACTGCATTTCTATTTTGCAGGTGAGGAGAAACCGGAAAAGTCTTTCTTTATCGCGAGTGATAGGAGAGGACGGGGAAAAAAGAGACCGGTTATTTGCCTTGAGACATCAGAGCACTTCGATAGCGTGAATGCTGTGGAGAAGTCACTGGGATGTGATGGCAGGAGATTATGGAGAGCGCTGAATAAGGGATATTCCATTCATGGATTGCATTACTACTATGCGGATGAACCGAAGCCGGATGACCTACTCTTTGAACATAAGCGCGGCGGATATAAGAGAAGTAAACCTATTGTCTGCCTTGAGACCGGAGAACTGTTTGAAAGTGCAGACGATGCGGCAATCTCCATTGGATGCAAAGCTGCCTATATAACTAGCGCGATTAGAGAGGGTTTTCCCGTGAAGGGGTTTCACTTTGATGTGCGGGGAATTGAGGCAGGGAAACGCGAAGCGTGTAGGAAGGAGGAATGACCAATGACTATCATCAAACAGCGTGCCGTCACGGAGAAGGGACATCAGCGCAACCTCCGCGCCTACATCAACGATGACAAGAAGGTTCTCCTCCGCGATTCGCAGAACATGGAGGATTGCAAGAACCTCAACCGTTGGGCGACCTTCATGGAGGAGACCAGAAAAGCCTTCGGGCATGATAAGGCGGCACGCCGCGTCCGCGACAAGAAGACCGGTGAGCTAGTGCAGGCCA is part of the [Clostridium] symbiosum genome and encodes:
- a CDS encoding helix-turn-helix transcriptional regulator, with amino-acid sequence MGTHKDRALAMGRSIRTLRKRRNLTQKELAQLSGLSESSLRSYELGARYPKADGIARIAKALAVPLECFDTCNITTELELLHALFRAEDQFGIVINCYGEVVAGSKKMEEAMDKWFQMSLKLKKNEITEEQYQDWKDTYTFD
- a CDS encoding NUMOD1 domain-containing DNA-binding protein, which encodes MSKMPVNKKSVVCLETGESFNSLREAADAVGISYQCISRAAKIGVTANGLHFYFAGEEKPEKSFFIASDRRGRGKKRPVICLETSEHFDSVNAVEKSLGCDGRRLWRALNKGYSIHGLHYYYADEPKPDDLLFEHKRGGYKRSKPIVCLETGELFESADDAAISIGCKAAYITSAIREGFPVKGFHFDVRGIEAGKREACRKEE